Below is a window of Campylobacter canadensis DNA.
TTCTAATTTTTCTTTTGCTTCATTTGGTTTAATGATTTTTTCAATATTTTGTAATTTTATTTTTAATTCTTTTAATAATTCACCGAATTCGTAAGTATCCAAATTTTTCTCCTTAAAAAATATGAAATACTAGCAAAATATTTTTAACTAAAAAAGTAATTATCTTCCAAAAAGGAAGATAATTATTTATAAATGTTGAAGAATTGTTGGTTTGCTAAAGGCTTGAATGGCTTTAATTTTTCCTTTAAATTTTTCAAATTCAATTAAACAAGTATGAGCACTATTGCTTTGTGCTAATTTTGAAGTACCTTTATCTTTGGTTAAAACATTCACACAACCGTGCTGACAAAGAGATTTTTCTCCTAAAATTTCAGGGTCATACCAAGCACCTTCGCAAATTATTACCACACCTTCTCTTACAATATCGCTTACTAAAGCACCTACTAAAATCTCTCCCCTATCATTAAATGCACGGACAACATCTCCTGTTTTAATAGCTCTTTTTTTAGCATCTTCTGGATTAATTATTATTGGCTCTCTTGCATTTACTTCTGCATAATTTCTAATTAAAGAATTATTTAATTGAGAATGTAATCTAAATCTTGAATGCGGACTTACAAGTGCAATAGGATACTTTTTGCTAGTTTTATTATCCTTTAACCACTCAAATGGCTCAAACCAAGCTGGATGTCCATAACAATCATCATAATTCATCTTAGCAATTGTTGGAGAGTATATCTCAATCTTTCCGCTAGGAGTTCCTAGCCTGTATTTGTGTGGATTTTTTCTAAAATTGCTGTATCTTGTGTAAAATTCACTAGTTTTATCAATTTGTGAAAATTGCACATAACCTTTTTTAAAGGCTTCATCAAAACTTGGCATATTTATATTTAATTCTTTTGCATCGCTTTTTGCTTGTTCGTAAATATATTTTACCCATTCTAATTCGCTTTTACCTTCATTAAAGACTTTATCTAAGCCCCATCTTTTGCAAATTTGCTCACAAATATAAAAATCGCTTTTACTTTCTCCCATAGGCTCAATTATAGGTTTATTTATAAAAATAAATTCTTTATTTGGGCTTTGCTCAATATCGTATCTTTCAGGCTCGAGCGCTACTGGTAAAACAATATCACTTAGCTTTGCTTGAGCAGTCCAAAAAGGCTCGGCGGTAATTATTGTATTAAATTTTTTCATAGCCTTAACTGCACGATTTACATCTTGATGTCTTGTAAAAAAACTTCCACTTGCGTTAAATGCTACTTTCATATCAGGTAATTTTATCTTACTGCCATTATGCTCAATTATACTGTTTGGATTTAAAAGCGCATCAATACTTCTTGAACTTGGAATTGTAATATTATTATTTTGATTCCATACACTGTTTTCATCGCCTTCATTTGGAATAACACTTATGCCTTTTAATGTTGGGCTTACATATAAATCAGCACCTAAATTATTATAACCTAAGCTAAATTCAAAACCGCAACCAAGCTTACCAATATGCCCTAGCATTGCACTTAAAACTGTAATTAACCAATGGCTTTGTTCTCCGTGGTCTTGTCTTTGCAAGGCACGACCTGCTAGAATAATTGTATTGTTTTTTGCAAGAGAAGTTGTAAAATCTTTTAATGTATTTTCATCAACCCCACAAATAGCACTAGCCCATTTTAAATCTTTTTTAATTCCGTCTTTTTCTCCCATAAAATATTCTTTAAATTTATTAAATCCAACTGTGTATTTTTTAATAAATTCTTTATCATAAAGCCCACTTTCATACAAATAACAACACATAGCTATCATCATAGCACTATCAGTATTTGGAATAACGCTTAAAAATTCGCTATTAAAATATCTTTGAGTGTTGTTTTTATACACATCAACGCTATAAATTTTGATTTTTTTGTTTTCATAAGCTTCTTTAAGTTTTTCAAAATATTCGTAATTACTATGAGTTGGACATTCAACTGCTATTTGATTTGTAACTAACAAATCACTACCCCAAATTACAACATTTTTTGCATTTTTCAAAATTGCTTTATATCTTGTAGGTGCTTCATAAACAGTATTTGAACCAAAAACATGAGGTAAAATAACCATACCTGCTCCAGTTGAATAATCTCCACTTTCTTCAACATATCCACCTAATATTTTAAGCATTCTATGAGCCATTGTTCTGCCCCAGCTAACCTTGCCAAAACCGCCCCACCAATAGCATTCTCCATAAATTGCACTAGCTCCATATTTATCATAATTATCTTTTAAAGCCTTAGCAGCTAAATCAAGGGCTAAATCCCAACTAACCCTTATAAATTCTTCTTTTCCTCTTAAATGAGATTTACTTGCACCTAATTTTTTTAAATAGCTTTTTCTAACACAAGGATATAAAACCCTACTTTCATTTTGCGTTCTATCAGGCACACAATTGTTCATCGTATTAGGGAATTTATCTCCAAAAAATGGGCTTACGCTTACTATTTGTGAGCTTTGGATATTTGCATAAAAAGCTCCAAATCTATCAGCAACTAATTCTTTTTTGTTATCAAAAATTGTTTCTTTAATACCTTCAATTTTACTTGCATTTAAAGCACTTGCACTAAGCAAACTTAATTTTAAAAAAGACCTTCTTTGCATATTATTCTCCTTTTGCATCTTTTGCATTTGTTTGTAGATATTTAATAATCATTGCTTTTTCTTCTTTGCTTAAATCAACATAATTTAAACCAATCATACTATCAATATTGCTAGGCCATTGATTTATAGTAAAAGAATCAGGGCTATGCAGTCTATGGCAAGCACTACAGCTTTGCTCATATAAAGCTTTTGCTTCTTTTAATAAAGTTTCATTTGTATTTACAACATCACTTTTTTTAGCTTCAAATTCAATACTAACTTCATACCATAATTCAGCATATTCGTCTTCAACTTCTTTTATTATTTTTAAATATGGATTTTTTTCTGTTTTATAAGTTGCATTTTCATTTTTATCCCAAAAATTTGCTAAAACTTCATTTTTATTTGGGGCTTTTAGCATTTCTTCTTGATAATCATCGCTAACAAAGGCTTTTAGTGATAGTAAATAACTATCTTTATTTTCTTTAATAATATTAACCTCACTAAGCATTTTTGCACTACCAATTTGCTTTTTATTGTAAATAATTGCCACATCTTTATTTAAGTACGCAGCATTTAAAAGACCTAGACTTAAAATATAGCTTAAAATAATCTTTTTCACTTAAACTCCTTAAAATTAACTTAATTTTTTAAACTAAAATAAAAATTTCAAAAAGTATATGAAAGAATAATTAACATTATTAAGAATTTAAAAAAAAATTATAATAAGAATAATTAAAAATATTCTTTTTCTCTTTGCCTAAAATCACTCATAAAATACTCAATAAAATCGTAAAATTCTTTGCTGTGATTGGGGAATTTTAAGTGGCTTATTTCATGCAAAATCACATATTCGATAGCTTTTAAATTCTTTTGAATTAGTTTTAAATTTAAATTAATATAAGCTTTATTGTGATTGCATGAACCCCAGCGAGTTTTCATATTTTTAATGCTTAAATGCGTGTAAAATAAGCCTGTTTTTTTACTCCATTTTTTAAGATAAAAAGTAAAAATTTTTTTGGCATTTTGTCTTAAAAATAAATCTAATTTTGCTTTATTTTGACAAAGAATTTTATCTTTATCAAAATAAGTTTTTTTGGCATTTTCATCAAAGATAATTTTATATTTTTTAGCTAAAAAGATTAATTCATCATCTTTTAAGGCTTTTTTTTCAAATCTTTTTTTTGCTTCATTCATCCAAGAACTTGATTTATCTAAAAACTCATAAACACTTTTAAAGGTGCAAAAATAAGGAATGCTAAGAACAAACTCACCCCTTTCATTTAACCTTAATCTTAAGGTTTTTATGCGTTTTTTAGAATAAAAATAGCACTCACCTTTATAAATAAATGATTTTAAACTAGAGCTTTGCCTTGCCATTTTTTGCTTTTCCATCTGTATGAATTTACTATTCCACGCAAAAACTCATCTGCACAAAATCCTATCCAAACTCCTAAAATTCCAAGATTAAAATGAAAACAAAGCGCATAACCCACAGGCAAAGATACCCCCATCATAAAAACAAGCCCACTAAAAAAAGCAAACCTAGCATCGCCACTTGCACGCAAAGAATTAACCATAACTATATTAAAAGTGCGTGAAATTTCAAGAAAGATTGAAAGAGCAAATAAAGGTGTCATAATTTTAATTAAATCATCATTTAAAGCAAGTATTTTCATAGTTTGATTTTGACAAATATAATTTAACAAAACAATTACAGTACTTGCAATTACACTTAAATAAAGCGCCATCCAAGTATGCTTATAAGCAATATTTTGTCTATTTGCTCCTACTAATTTTCCTATTATGATTTCATTTGCAACACTAATTGC
It encodes the following:
- a CDS encoding molybdopterin-dependent oxidoreductase; this encodes MQRRSFLKLSLLSASALNASKIEGIKETIFDNKKELVADRFGAFYANIQSSQIVSVSPFFGDKFPNTMNNCVPDRTQNESRVLYPCVRKSYLKKLGASKSHLRGKEEFIRVSWDLALDLAAKALKDNYDKYGASAIYGECYWWGGFGKVSWGRTMAHRMLKILGGYVEESGDYSTGAGMVILPHVFGSNTVYEAPTRYKAILKNAKNVVIWGSDLLVTNQIAVECPTHSNYEYFEKLKEAYENKKIKIYSVDVYKNNTQRYFNSEFLSVIPNTDSAMMIAMCCYLYESGLYDKEFIKKYTVGFNKFKEYFMGEKDGIKKDLKWASAICGVDENTLKDFTTSLAKNNTIILAGRALQRQDHGEQSHWLITVLSAMLGHIGKLGCGFEFSLGYNNLGADLYVSPTLKGISVIPNEGDENSVWNQNNNITIPSSRSIDALLNPNSIIEHNGSKIKLPDMKVAFNASGSFFTRHQDVNRAVKAMKKFNTIITAEPFWTAQAKLSDIVLPVALEPERYDIEQSPNKEFIFINKPIIEPMGESKSDFYICEQICKRWGLDKVFNEGKSELEWVKYIYEQAKSDAKELNINMPSFDEAFKKGYVQFSQIDKTSEFYTRYSNFRKNPHKYRLGTPSGKIEIYSPTIAKMNYDDCYGHPAWFEPFEWLKDNKTSKKYPIALVSPHSRFRLHSQLNNSLIRNYAEVNAREPIIINPEDAKKRAIKTGDVVRAFNDRGEILVGALVSDIVREGVVIICEGAWYDPEILGEKSLCQHGCVNVLTKDKGTSKLAQSNSAHTCLIEFEKFKGKIKAIQAFSKPTILQHL
- a CDS encoding M48 family metallopeptidase — protein: MARQSSSLKSFIYKGECYFYSKKRIKTLRLRLNERGEFVLSIPYFCTFKSVYEFLDKSSSWMNEAKKRFEKKALKDDELIFLAKKYKIIFDENAKKTYFDKDKILCQNKAKLDLFLRQNAKKIFTFYLKKWSKKTGLFYTHLSIKNMKTRWGSCNHNKAYINLNLKLIQKNLKAIEYVILHEISHLKFPNHSKEFYDFIEYFMSDFRQREKEYF